One region of Culex pipiens pallens isolate TS chromosome 2, TS_CPP_V2, whole genome shotgun sequence genomic DNA includes:
- the LOC120413086 gene encoding plasminogen receptor (KT) — protein sequence MGSFSSHPSGTEVLKKNQEYISEMNKNKMERWIQMHFQIKERETALEISRARELFYWLASFYGVATVGLIGRFNSTKRAAVLAPIVPLSFLVAYYADLAYGTKIHRITAEAEMIMQHEPDLLEWPSGLPTVSEIDSARLDIDDKIRLHPHQM from the exons ATGGGTAGCTTCTCATCGCATCCTTCCGGGACGGAAGTGCTCAAGAAGAACCAAGAGTACATCTCCGAGATGAACAAGAATAAG ATGGAACGTTGGATCCAGATGCACTTCCAGATTAAGGAGCGGGAGACGGCGCTGGAGATTTCCAGGGCTCGGGAACTGTTCTACTGGCTGGCGTCGTTCTACGGCGTGGCAACAGTTGGCCTCATCGGGCGGTTCAACAGCACGAAACGGGCAGCGGTCCTAGCGCCGATTGTGCCGTTGTCCTTCCTGGTGGCCTACTACGCGGACCTTGCGTACGGAACGAAAATACACCGCATCACGG CCGAGGCCGAAATGATAATGCAGCACGAGCCGGACCTGCTGGAGTGGCCCAGCGGGCTGCCAACGGTATCGGAAATCGATTCCGCCCGGCTCGACATCGACGATAAGATCCGTTTGCATCCCCACCAGATGTAA